From one Eucalyptus grandis isolate ANBG69807.140 chromosome 9, ASM1654582v1, whole genome shotgun sequence genomic stretch:
- the LOC104418261 gene encoding inactive TPR repeat-containing thioredoxin TTL3, protein MVDASPERSSGCGLINAVFGKRTFWPRRTTSTGSMTPPAVHHVGGNVTKSPSTPSSRQRHSRSDEAALVDANGSEVPPKPMSMRPNPNQRGNPNMYYQKQAPGRVADETAMALPSSVSGSPMKNPHKQTYGNKGRRLPPEATGISGELESMIIDHQKARGSSTLVRASSSNVMLFGTLGNLRQPGTTNPNNVSNVPDPYIAKAATRNEAPAPNGKYTNSVMGNIVKKPADSNRKPSESPAPASFCRALSTRMDPETLKIMGNEDYKNGRFAEALALYDAAISIDPDKASYRSNRSAALTALGRLLEAVFECREAIRIDPHYQRAHNRLATLYVRLGEAEKAMYHYKHSGPEADPEDIAKAKRVQSHLTKCTEARKLRDWNTLIKESRCAISAGADSAPQIFALQAEALLKLRKHQDADEALSKGPNFEVEECTKFLGPIGNAGLLLVRAQVDLAVGRFDDALEAAQRAARLDSSNREVNYVIKRARAVAGARYKGNDLFKAEKFTEACIAYGEGLEHDPYNSVLLCNRAACRNKLGQYEKAIEDCTAALNVRPSYSKARLRRADCFAKMERWEASIQDYEVLAREAPEDEEVSRALLEAKAQLKRRRGEAV, encoded by the exons atggTGGATGCCTCGCCGGAGAGATCGTCGGGTTGTGGCCTAATCAATGCAGTGTTTGGGAAGCGCACGTTTTGGCCCAGGAGGACGACCTCCACCGGGTCGATGACGCCCCCCGCTGTGCACCATGTCGGAGGCAATGTGACTAAATCGCCGAGCACCCCTAGTTCGAGACAGCGGCACAGCAGGTCTGATGAGGCCGCTTTAGTTGATGCCAACGGATCAGAAGTCCCGCCTAAGCCGATGAGTATGAGGCCGAATCCGAACCAACGTGGGAATCCAAATATGTACTACCAAAAGCAAGCCCCTGGCAGGGTCGCCGATGAGACGGCGATGGCATTGCCTTCATCCGTGTCTGGCAGTCCCATGAAGAATCCTCATAAACAAACCTATGGCAACAAAGGTAGAAGACTGCCTCCGGAGGCGACTGGCATATCGGGCGAGCTAGAAAGCATGATCATCGATCACCAAAAGGCCCGGGGAAGCAGCACGCTTGTCCGTGCATCGTCGAGCAACGTAATGCTCTTCGGGACCTTGGGCAATTTGAGGCAACCCGGGACAACGAATCCAAATAACGTGAGCAACGTGCCGGACCCTTACATCGCGAAGGCTGCTACGAGGAACGAGGCTCCGGCGCCCAACGGAAAATACACGAACAGCGTGATGGGCAACATCGTGAAGAAACCGGCGGATAGCAATAGAAAGCCTAGCGAATCGCCAGCCCCTGCTTCTTTCTGTCGTGCTCTCTCGACGAGAATGGATCCCGAGACGCTGAAGATAATGGGCAACGAGGATTACAAGAATGGTAGGTTCGCCGAAGCCTTGGCATTGTACGACGCAGCGATCTCGATAGATCCGGACAAGGCTTCCTATAGGAGCAACAGGAGCGCCGCTCTGACGGCTTTGGGTAGGTTACTCGAGGCCGTTTTTGAGTGCAGAGAAGCCATTCGGATCGATCCTCATTATCAAAGAGCTCATAATCGCTTGGCGACGTTGTACGTCAG ATTAGGCGAAGCAGAAAAGGCAATGTACCACTACAAACACTCGGGGCCCGAAGCCGACCCGGAGGACATCGCGAAAGCCAAAAGGGTCCAGTCCCATCTCACTAAATGCACCGAAGCTCGCAAGCTAAGGGATTGGAATACTTTGATAAAAGAGAGCCGTTGTGCCATATCGGCTGGTGCCGACTCGGCTCCTCAG ATTTTTGCACTACAAGCGGAGGCATTGTTGAAGCTGAGGAAGCACCAAGATGCGGATGAGGCATTGTCGAAGGGTCCGAATTTCGAGGTCGAGGAGTGTACGAAGTTCCTGGGTCCGATTGGGAATGCTGGTCTGTTACTTGTGCGGGCCCAAGTTGACTTGGCCGTCGGCAG ATTCGATGATGCCTTGGAGGCAGCTCAACGTGCAGCTCGGCTAGACTCGAGCAACAGGGAAGTGAACTATGTGATTAAGAGGGCTCGAGCCGTGGCGGGAGCCCGGTACAAAGGGAACGACCTCTTCAAGGCTGAGAAATTCACCGAGGCCTGCATAGCTTATGGAGAAGGGCTCGAGCATGACCCTTATAACTCTGTCTTGTTATGCAACCGTGCTGCGTGCCGGAACAAACTGGGCCAGTATGAGAAGGCGATCGAGGATTGCACCGCCGCACTCAATGTCCGCCCGTCTTACAGCAAGGCCAGATTAAGAAGAGCCGATTGTTTCGCCAAG ATGGAGAGGTGGGAGGCTTCGATACAAGACTATGAGGTGTTGGCAAGAGAAGCGCCAGAAGATGAAGAAGTGAGCCGAGCGCTATTGGAAGCCAAAGCCCAACTTAAAAGACGACGTGGTGAAGCCGTATAG
- the LOC104418260 gene encoding PLAT domain-containing protein 3, with protein MASIIPRFIFFFLLLLLAISAQSDDCVYTVYVRTGSIIKGGTDSVVSLRLYDAYGEGIWITDLEAWGGLMRPGHNYFERGNLDVFSGRGPCLSAPVCAMNLTSDGSGPHHGWYCNYVEVTTTGAHIPCSQKEFTVEQWLARDVTPYELTAIRNRCPDGVAGGSKIEPHVVAAVGGGGKIESHAVAEAVM; from the exons ATGGCCTCCATCATCCCTcggtttatcttcttcttcttgctcctcctgCTGGCCATCTCCGCCCAATCT GACGATTGCGTCTACACGGTCTACGTCCGAACTGGGTCGATAATCAAGGGCGGCACGGACTCCGTCGTGAGCCTGAGGCTCTACGATGCCTACGGCGAGGGGATCTGGATCACGGACCTCGAGGCATGGGGAGGGCTGATGAGGCCGGGCCACAACTACTTCGAGAGGGGCAACTTGGACGTCTTCAGCGGCCGGGGCCCGTGCCTCAGCGCACCCGTCTGCGCCATGAACCTGACCTCGGATGGGTCAGGTCCGCACCACGGATGGTACTGCAACTACGTGGAGGTAACCACCACCGGCGCCCACATCCCCTGCTCACAAAAGGAGTTCACGGTGGAGCAATGGCTGGCCCGTGACGTGACGCCGTACGAGCTCACCGCGATCAGGAATCGCTGTCCGGATGGGGTCGCCGGCGGCAGTAAGATCGAGCCTCATGTGGTGGCTGCAGTCGGTGGTGGTGGTAAGATCGAGTCGCATGCGGTGGCAGAGGCTGTGATGTAG